In a genomic window of Aptenodytes patagonicus chromosome 24, bAptPat1.pri.cur, whole genome shotgun sequence:
- the ANXA4 gene encoding annexin A4, protein MATIKGVSSFSAEQEAQALRKAMKGFGTDEDAIIEILTKLNVSQRQQVLITYKSSIGRDLIDDLKSELSGNFERVIIGMMTPTTMYDVHELRRALKGAGTDEGCLIEILASRTNEEIRRINENYKLQYGRTLEEDIVSDTSSMFRRILVSLATGNRDEGMYVDDALAQQDAQCLYEAGEKKWGTDEVQFMAILCTRNRCHLLRVFDAYRGIADKDITDSIKSEMSGDLEDALLAVVKCVRNKPAYFAERLYKSMKGLGTDDNTLIRVMVSRSEIDMLDIRREFLTMYGKSLYSFIKGDCSGDYRKVLLRLCGGED, encoded by the exons ATG GCAACAATCAAGGGGGTCTCGAGTTTCAGTGCTGAGCAAGAAGCACAGGCACTAAGGAAGGCTATGAAGGGATTTG GCACAGATGAAGATGCCATCATCGAGATCTTGACCAAACTAAACGTTTCCCAACGTCAGCAAGTTCTGATCACCTATAAAAGCAGTATTGGCAGG GATTTGATTGATGACTTGAAGTCTGAGCTGAGTGGGAATTTTGAAAGGGTGATCATTGGTATGATGACTCCTACCACCATGTACGATGTGCATGAACTGAGGAGGGCTCTGAAG GGGGCAGGAACAGATGAAGGTTGCCTGATTGAAATTCTGGCTTCTCGCACAAACGAAGAGATTCGGCGCATTAATGAGAACTACAAACTTC AATATGGCCGTACCCTCGAGGAGGACATTGTCTCTGATACATCTTCCATGTTTCGAAGAATCCTCGTGTCCCTCGCGACG GGAAACAGAGATGAGGGAATGTATGTGGATGATGCCCTTGCTCAGCAAGATGCTCAG TGCCTGTATGAAGCTGGGGAGAAGAAATGGGGAACAGATGAGGTACAATTTATGGCCATCCTCTGTACACGGAACAGATGCCACCTACTGAGAG TTTTTGATGCATACAGAGGGATTGCTGATAAGGACATAACAGACAGCATTAAATCTGAGATGTCAGGAGACCTCGAAGATGCTTTGTTAGCTGTGG TAAAGTGCGTGCGAAATAAACCTGCATATTTTGCTGAAAGACTGTATAAATCCATGAAG GGCTTGGGAACAGATGACAACACGCTGATCCGAGTGATGGTGTCCCGCTCTGAAATAGATATGCTGGATATCAGAAGGGAATTCCTGACCATGTATGGGAAATCGCTCTACTCCTTCATTAAG gGAGACTGCTCAGGAGACTATAGGAAAGTTCTGCTCAGACTCTGTGGTGGGGAGGATTAA
- the GMCL1 gene encoding germ cell-less protein-like 1: MGSLSSRVLRRRVGLPRGDGAAGDGGGRGGKRKRGGAEGPGDSDSDGEAEREERLLNTPRRKKLKSTSKYIYQTLFLNGENSDIKICALGEEWNLHKIYLCQSGYFSSMFSGSWKESSMNIIELEIPDQNIDIEALQVAFGSLYRDDVLIKPSRVVALLAAACMLQLDGLIQQCGETMKETINAKTVCGYYNSAGTYGLDSVKKKCLEWLLNNLMTHQSVELFKELSINLMKQLISSSNLFVMQVEMDVYTALKKWMFLQLVPSWNGSLKQLLTEADAWFAKRRKDFEDDIAFLESEQGNAFLSVFTHLRLQYIISDLASARIIERDSLIPSEWLSSVYKQQWFAMLRAEQDNDIGPQEINKEELEGNSMRCGRKLAKDGDYCWRWTGFNFGFDLLVTYTNRYIIFKRNTLNQPCSGSVSLQPRRNIAFRLRLASFDSSGKIICSRTTGYQILTLEKDQEQVVMNLDSRLLIFPLYICCNFLYTSPEKKADSEALLDNSET; the protein is encoded by the exons ATGGGCTCGCTGAGCAGCCGGGTGCTGAGGCGGCGGGTGGGCCTCCCGCGCGGCGATGGGGCGgccggggacggcggcggccggggcggcaAGAGGAAGCGCGGCGGGGCCGAGGGGCCCGGTGACAGCGACAGCGACGGCGAGGCCGAGCGGGAGGAGCGGCTCCTCAACACCCCCCGCAG gaaaaaattgaaaagcacCTCTAAGTATATTTATCAGACTCTGTTTTTGAATGGGGAGAACAGCGATATCAAAATTTGTGCTCTGGGAGAGGAGTGGAACTTGCATAAGATATATTTGTGTCAG TCAGGCTACTTTTCCAGTATGTTCAGTGGATCTTGGAAAGAATCTAGCATGAACATCATAGAGTTGGAGATTCCTGACCAAAATATTGATATAGAAG CTCTACAGGTGGCTTTTGGCTCACTGTATAGAGACGATGTGTTAATAAAACCCAGTCGAGTAGTTGCACTTTTAGCAGCAGCCTGCATGCTGCAGCTT gATGGCTTAATCCAGCAATGTGGCGAAACAATGAAGGAAACCATTAATGCAAAAACTGTGTGTGGTTATTATAATTCAGCGGGGACATACGGGTTAGACTCTGTCAAGAAAAA GTGCCTTGAATGGCTCTTGAATAACCTGATGACTCACCAGAGTGTTGAACTCTTCAAAGAACTCAG cataaacCTCATGAAACAGCTGATTAGCTCTTCTAACCTATTTGTAATGCAAGTGGAAATGGATGTGTATACTGCTCTCAAAAAG TGGATGTTCCTTCAGCTAGTGCCTTCTTGGAATGGGTCTTTGAAACAACTCCTAACCGAAGCTGATGCCTGGTTTGCCAAGCGTAGGAAAG ATTTTGAGGATGACATTGCATTCCTGGAATCGGAACAGGGGAATGCGTTCCTGTCGGTGTTCACACACTTGAGATTGCAGTATATCATCAGTGACTTGGCATCAGCCAGAATTATTGAGAGAGATTCCCTGATACCCTCAG aatggCTGTCCTCTGTTTACAAACAGCAGTGGTTTGCCATGCTCAGAGCAGAACAAGACAATGATATTGG GCctcaagaaataaataaagaggaACTGGAAGGAAACAGCATGAGGTGTGGTCGAAAACTTGCAAAGGATGGTGAT TACTGCTGGCGGTGGACTGGGTTCAACTTTGGCTTTGACCTTCTTGTTACTTATACAAATCGCTACATCATTTTCAAACGGAATACACTGAATCAGCCATGCAGTGGATCAGTCAGTCTGCAGCCTCGGAGAAACATAGCCTTCAG GTTACGTCTAGCCTCTTTTGATAGCAGTGGGAAAATTATTTGCAGTAGAACAACAGGATATCAGATCCTAACCCTTGAGAAGGACCAG GAGCAGGTAGTAATGAATTTGGACAGTAGACTCCTGATCTTCCCGCTCTATATCTGCTGTAACTTCTTGTACACATCTCCAGAGAAGAAGGCCGACAGCGAGGCACTGCTAGATAATTCGGAAACCTGA